Proteins encoded together in one Benincasa hispida cultivar B227 chromosome 1, ASM972705v1, whole genome shotgun sequence window:
- the LOC120088620 gene encoding carbon catabolite repressor protein 4 homolog 5, giving the protein MIEKSLDETMDIRAKPEKNKRKPSTNAAHCAHKSHNDHRKKRRRLASCSETTIPTSTEPQKLAESNSFESIRSPPRTSRKHKKRRSSQTDGHRRWVYSARDCSRFIDRIMVASYNILGVENALKHPDLYHRVPSKFLDWSFRKELICNAIKFYNAGILCLQEVDRFNDLDELFQNYGYKGVYKARTGEANDGCAIFWIDKQFSLLHQETIEFQSCGLRNNVAQLCVLKMNKPESKSKTSRSFVIGNIHVLFNPNRGDIKLGQVRLFLEKAHNLSQRWGNIPVIIAGDLNSIPKSAMYQFLASSELDIQLHDRRKISGQLDFSSSHRTLRFCSEGTKWSNVSASRSFRWSDEEIRIASGSENVTHLQHHLKLSSAYYGVPGSCKTRDANGEPLATSFHSKFMGTVDYIWHSEKLAPVRVLETLPVDALKRTGGLPNEKWGSDHLALVCELAFDDNENVT; this is encoded by the exons ATGATCGAAAAAAGCCTCGATGAAACCATGGACATTCGAGCCAAACCAGAGAAGAATAAGCGCAAACCCTCAACAAACGCTGCACACTGCGCTCACAAGAGTCACAACGATCACCGGAAGAAGAGGCGGAGATTAGCATCCTGTTCAGAAACCACAATCCCAACATCTACCGAGCCTCAAAAGCTTGCCGAATCGAATAGCTTCGAGTCAATTCGTTCTCCCCCTCGAACTTCACGAAAGCACAAGAAGAGGAGATCAAGTCAAACGGACGGTCATCGTCGATGGGTGTACTCTGCTCGTGATTGCTCGAGATTTATAG ATAGGATTATGGTAGCTTCATATAATATACTAGGAGTGGAAAATGCATTGAAGCATCCAGATTTGTATCATAGAGTGCCTTCCAAATTCTTGGATTGGAGTTTCCGGAAAGAGCTTATATGCAATGCAATTAAATTTTACAATGCAGGCATCTTATGCTTGCAG GAGGTTGAccgttttaatgatttagatgAACTCTTCCAAAATTATGGCTACAAAGGTGTTTACAAG GCTAGAACAGGTGAAGCAAATGATGGCTGTGCAATATTTTGGATTGACAAACA ATTTTCCCTTTTGCATCAAGAAACTATAGAGTTCCAGAGTTGTGGGCTACGGAACAATGTTGCTCAACTATGTGTTTTGAAG ATGAATAAACCAGAATCAAAGTCCAAAACAAG CCGAAGCTTTGTGATTGGGAATATACACGTTCTTTTCAACCCAAATCGTGGAGACATTAAGCTCGGGCAG GTCAGACTATTTCTTGAAAAAGCTCATAATCTCTCTCAAAGATGGGGAAACATACCTGTTATTATTGCTGGGGATCTGAATAGCATTCCAAAG AGTGCAATGTATCAGTTTTTGGCTTCATCAGAG CTGGATATACAACTGCATGATCGCAGAAAGATTTCAGGGCAGCTTGATttttcatcatcacatagaacCCTCAGATTTTGTAGTGAGGGTACAAAATG GTCCAATGTTTCAGCCTCAAGGTCCTTCAGATGGAGTGATGAGGAAATAAGGATTGCATCTGGTAGTGAGAATGTTACCCATCTTCAGCACCATTTAAAGCTTTCCAGTGCGTACTATGGAGTTCCT GGAAGTTGTAAAACAAGAGATGCTAATGGAGAACCTTTAGCAACTTCATTCCACTCCAAGTTCATGGGAACTgttgattatatatg GCACTCGGAAAAACTTGCCCCTGTTAGGGTTTTGGAAACATTGCCTGTTGATGCATTAAAGAGGACTGGAGGTCTTCCAAATGAG AAATGGGGGAGTGATCATCTTGCTCTTGTGTGTGAACTGGCCTTTGATGACAATGAAAATGTGACTTGA